From a single Tachypleus tridentatus isolate NWPU-2018 chromosome 6, ASM421037v1, whole genome shotgun sequence genomic region:
- the LOC143251575 gene encoding uncharacterized protein LOC143251575: MAHHEQFQRLAEDLRRHWEVENLNFRNFMLKKLKQSKKTLIDSLNRNVRASYGEKAKLKQKYDEQLKQEVEKLREQFLEEYKSFCLTNREAYEKEKAYSTALLQALETECVKVTQLQLAVESKEKNENLKEMLISSGGGISYLFSTPPDIENFRSPSTNRSLAPDFNSTLQVTSLNETKPTETDCRRCNSLEIERASWVKEQSNILKSLHQSESEVIRLKKSYFRPQKMRIMEML, encoded by the exons ATGGCTCACCACGAACAGTTTCAGAGATTGGCAGAAGATCTGAGGAGACACTGGGAAGTTGAAAATCTGAACTTCAGAAACTTCATGCTGAAGAAATTGAAGCAATCAAAGAAAACCTTAATAGACAGTTTGAAC aGGAATGTAAGAGCATCATATGGTGAGAAAGCAAAGCTCAAACAAAAATATGATGAGCAGTTGAAACAAGAAGTGGAAAAGCTTCGTGAACAGTTTTTAGAagaatataaaagtttttgtCTTACCAACAGAGAAGCTTATGAAAAAGAAAAAGCTTACTCTACAGCTCTGTTACAAGCTCTTGAAACAGAATGTGTGAAAGTAACCCAGTTACAGTTGGCTGTGGAATCAAAAGAAAAGAATGAG AACCTTAAAGAAATGTTGATCTCCAGTGGAGGTGGAATATCTTATCTGTTTTCAACACCCCCTGATATTGAAAACTTCAGAAGTCCAAGTACAAATAg ATCTCTTGCTCCAGACTTCAATAGCACTCTTCAAGTCACCTCTTTGAATGAAACGAAACCAACAGAAACA gATTGTAGAAGGTGCAATTCACTTGAAATTGAAAGGGCTAGTTGGGTCAAAGAGCAATCCAACATCCTGAAATCCCTTCATCAATCTGAGAGTGAAGTCATCAGACTCAAAAAAAGCTACTTCAGACCACAGAAAATGAGAATAATGGAAATGCTGTAG